A section of the Oncorhynchus nerka isolate Pitt River linkage group LG3, Oner_Uvic_2.0, whole genome shotgun sequence genome encodes:
- the LOC115114877 gene encoding fatty acid-binding protein 10-A, liver basic has translation MAFSGTWQVYAQENYEEFLRAISLPEDVIKLAKDIKPVTEIQQNGNDFVITSKTPGKSITNSFTIGKEADITTMDGKKLKCTVRLAGGKLMCNTEKFTHIQELKGGEMVETLTVGSTSLIRRSKKL, from the exons ATGGCCTTCAGTGGAACGTGGCAGGTGTATGCTCAGGAGAACTACGAGGAGTTCCTCAGGGCCATCT CACTCCCAGAAGACGTTATCAAGCTGGCCAAAGACATCAAGCCCGTGACAGAGATCCAGCAGAACGGCAATGACTTCGTCATCACCTCCAAAACTCCTGGCAAGTCCATCACTAACTCCTTCACCATCGGCAAAGAGGCTGACATCACCACCATGGATGGCAAGAAGCTCAAG TGCACGGTCAGACTGGCGGGAGGGAAGCTGATGTGCAACACAGAAAAATTCACACACATCCAGGAGCTCAAAGGCGGAGAGATGGTTGAG ACGCTGACAGTGGGCTCTACGTCACTCATCAGGAGGAGCAAAAAGTTGTAA
- the LOC115105374 gene encoding serine/arginine-rich splicing factor 10-like isoform X1 has translation MARYMRPPNPSLFIRNISDESRPEELRREFGRYGPIVDVYIPLDFSTRRPRGFAYIQFEDVRDAEDALHNLDHKWVCGRQIEIQFAQGDRKTPNQMKTKESSPRRGSRSSSFSRYDDYERGDGRRRRSRSYERHRSRSPSCDRRPRRSESPRDSRSNGRHRRSRSHENNRYRGPPREHHRMHHAPPSRNRSASRSPSHPRSRPKDTKSQSKSPSPVKDFHTSSGSQKQACRRSYSRSVSRSRSRS, from the exons ATGGCTAGGTACATGAGACCACCTAACCCATCACTCTTCATTAGAAACATCTCCGACGAATCCAG GCCAGAGGAACTACGCCGTGAATTTGGTCGTTATGGGCCTATTGTAGATGTCTACATTCCACTTGACTTCTCTACACGGCGACCAAGAGGATTTGCTTACATTCA ATTCGAGGACGTGCGAGATGCAGAGGATGCCCTCCACAACCTGGACCACAAGTGGGTGTGTGGTCGACAGATCGAGATCCAGTTTGCACAGGGTGACCGAAAAA CCCCCAACCAGATGAAGACTAAGGAGAGCTCTCCTCGCAGAGGGTCCCGCAGCAGCTCCTTCTCCCGCTACGACGACTACGAACGCGGCGATGGCCGACGCAGACGCAGTCGCAGCTACGAAAGGCACCGGTCGCGCAGCCCTTCCTGCGACCGCCGTCCTCGGAGGTCAGAGAGCCCCAGAGA CTCTCGGTCAAATGGCAGGCACAGGCGAAGCAGAAGCCATGAAAATAACAG GTACAGGGGCCCTCCACGTGAACACCACAGGATGCACCACGCACCCCCGTCTCGTAACCGCTCCgcctcccgctccccctctcatCCCAGATCCAGGCCCAAAGACACAAAGTCCCAGTCCAAATCCCCCAGCCCCGTCAAGGACTTCCACACCTCTTCTGGCTCCCAGAAACAGGCCTGTCGACGCTCCTACTCGAGATCTGTGTCCCGATCTCGCTCCAGATCCTAG
- the LOC115105374 gene encoding serine/arginine-rich splicing factor 10-like isoform X2 has protein sequence MSHFIPTFLWPEELRREFGRYGPIVDVYIPLDFSTRRPRGFAYIQFEDVRDAEDALHNLDHKWVCGRQIEIQFAQGDRKTPNQMKTKESSPRRGSRSSSFSRYDDYERGDGRRRRSRSYERHRSRSPSCDRRPRRSESPRDSRSNGRHRRSRSHENNRYRGPPREHHRMHHAPPSRNRSASRSPSHPRSRPKDTKSQSKSPSPVKDFHTSSGSQKQACRRSYSRSVSRSRSRS, from the exons ATGTCACATTTTATACCCACATTTCTATG GCCAGAGGAACTACGCCGTGAATTTGGTCGTTATGGGCCTATTGTAGATGTCTACATTCCACTTGACTTCTCTACACGGCGACCAAGAGGATTTGCTTACATTCA ATTCGAGGACGTGCGAGATGCAGAGGATGCCCTCCACAACCTGGACCACAAGTGGGTGTGTGGTCGACAGATCGAGATCCAGTTTGCACAGGGTGACCGAAAAA CCCCCAACCAGATGAAGACTAAGGAGAGCTCTCCTCGCAGAGGGTCCCGCAGCAGCTCCTTCTCCCGCTACGACGACTACGAACGCGGCGATGGCCGACGCAGACGCAGTCGCAGCTACGAAAGGCACCGGTCGCGCAGCCCTTCCTGCGACCGCCGTCCTCGGAGGTCAGAGAGCCCCAGAGA CTCTCGGTCAAATGGCAGGCACAGGCGAAGCAGAAGCCATGAAAATAACAG GTACAGGGGCCCTCCACGTGAACACCACAGGATGCACCACGCACCCCCGTCTCGTAACCGCTCCgcctcccgctccccctctcatCCCAGATCCAGGCCCAAAGACACAAAGTCCCAGTCCAAATCCCCCAGCCCCGTCAAGGACTTCCACACCTCTTCTGGCTCCCAGAAACAGGCCTGTCGACGCTCCTACTCGAGATCTGTGTCCCGATCTCGCTCCAGATCCTAG